Proteins encoded within one genomic window of Hermetia illucens chromosome 2, iHerIll2.2.curated.20191125, whole genome shotgun sequence:
- the LOC119648714 gene encoding turripeptide Pal9.2-like translates to MKFVLLFVAITVIVKVAAEVKCDPRCARILSPVCGLNSRKEEKTFPNKCVLKLVNCEEKEDYVIIHKGVCKEVPQPTSRRTTVATEGNRTTTPASLPR, encoded by the exons ATGAAATTTGTTCTGTTGTTTGTTGCAA TCACAGTGATAGTAAAAGTTGCTGCAGAGGTAAAATGTGATCCAAGGTGTGCTCGTATCTTAAGCCCTGTTTGTGGGCTGAATTcaaggaaggaagaaaaaacTTTTCCGAATAAATGCGTGTTGAAGCTGGTgaactgcgaagaaaaggaag ATTATGTCATAATTCACAAGGGGGTGTGCAAGGAAGTACCCCAACCTACATCGCGCCGTACTACAGTTGCAACGGAAGGAAACAGGACCACAACTCCTGCATCCTTGCCGAGGTAG
- the LOC119648712 gene encoding uncharacterized protein LOC119648712: protein MTTGLTLFTVALCVIIATVSPKVDTSKIQPGGAPDTFKDQLSGGDETVFSPIPLPRDKNRPNNQLVNQRTRSQRKRKKRCNERCPRLLWPVCGRNKLGQRKTFQNECLMKHYNCKHKMDFVVKPGKPC, encoded by the exons ATGACCACTGGTCTTACCCTATTTACTG TGGCATTATGtgtgattattgccacagtgTCTCCAAAGGTAGACACTTCAAAAATTCAGCCTGGTGGAGCGCCTGATACTTTCAAGGATCAATTATCAGGAGGTGATGAGACCGTTTTTTCCCCCATCCCACTTCCTAGAGATAAGAATAGGCCGAACAACCAACTAGTTAATCAGAGGACCCGCTCACAACGAAAACGTAAAAAAAGGTGCAATGAAAGATGTCCTCGATTGCTGTGGCCAGTATGTGGTCGTAATAAATTAGGTCAACGAAAGACGTTTCAAAATGAGTGTTTGATGAAGCATTATAACTGCAAACACAAAATGG ATTTTGTCGTCAAACCTGGGAAGCCATGTTAG
- the LOC119648711 gene encoding uncharacterized protein LOC119648711, protein MLQIYKLVILCLLSVTLQISSGRFNSVPMSKLATCNEFVTDSKECEHYFPLDYMKNYRSEKYSLYFKLYVFSYHDANLVLSNTKSGADCRVVIGGWSNTLSVLHCNGKDLDKTSIKNITSPMWPIPVVIRQTVCGWLDISIPGIAEPLLTANVGNLNFNYICLFAYGSTNRWFYNCTEEEDNFYESRSNNCTIFSEFRRIEGSQTKKQSDNCNN, encoded by the exons ATGTTACAAATTTACAAGTTGGTAATATTGTGTTTATTATCGGTGACCCTGCAAATTAGCAGTGGCAGATTCAATTCAGTGCCTATGTCCAAGTTGGCTACCTGTAACGAGTTCGTGACTGATTCGAAAGAATGTGAGCATTACTTTCCCCTCGATTACATGAAGAATTATCGAAGTGAGAAGTATAGCTTGTACTTCAAACTGTATGTGTTTTCGTACCACGATGCCAACCTGGTGCTTTCGAATACTAAATCAGGAGCCGATTGTCGTGTTG TTATTGGGGGTTGGTCAAACACGCTGTCAGTTCTGCACTGCAATGGCAAGGATTTGGACAAGACTTCAATTAAGAATATAACATCCCCAATGTGGCCTATCCCGGTAGTGATTCGTCAAACAGTGT GTGGATGGCTAGACATCTCGATCCCTGGCATCGCTGAGCCCTTGCTTACTGCAAATGTTGGCAATTTAAACTTCAATTACATTTGCTTGTTTGCCTATGGAAGCACTAACCGGTGGTTTTACAACTGCACAGAGGAAGAAG ATAATTTCTACGAATCCCGTTCGAATAATTGTACGATTTTCTCTGAATTTCGTCGTATTGAAGGTAGCCAGACTAAAAAGCAAAGTGACAATTGCAATAATTAA